A single genomic interval of Malania oleifera isolate guangnan ecotype guangnan chromosome 11, ASM2987363v1, whole genome shotgun sequence harbors:
- the LOC131167651 gene encoding serine/threonine-protein kinase Nek6-like — MEGENGDVKSRMEDYEVIEQIGRGAFGAAFLVLHKTEKKKYVLKKIRLAKQTEKFKRTAHQEMDLIAKLNNPYVVAYKDAWVDKGCCVCIVTAYCEGGDMADILKKARGTLFPEERLCKWLTQLLLAVDYLHSSRVLHRDLKCSNIFLTKEGDIRLGDFGLAKLLSTDDLASSIVGTPNYMCPELLADIPYGYKSDIWSLGCCMFEIAAHQPAFRAPDMAGLVNKINRSTISPLPIVYSSTLKQIIKSMLRKSPEHRPTAAELLRHPHLQPYLLQSRIASSVFLPVKSANNSKDNTGKKLTPSKPNGGRNSRDKESREEKETGSVEQLMINNAQPATNLPTHDKPTFIAMAEDNLETKRVDPTSYFAKVSNAIDDSEGRSFTGETTVCNGHDKPICSIPKKSGDCDNFTGSTSNSNHEKQEEPASGCVQQLQEINVTNTATEEQNVLGEVEVQGEDSEVRNSSSSVGCMGKGEVREDNDVLLDLQTARCEPAVEARCSPKKEIPNGFVEIPNGRLEDRQMDCTSSESNEIIPQKYDGGIKADSVICALQAEKDDAHPVNQAPSDISLVSTLTTAAGDETKSECDNPSQHRADALESLLELCARLLQQNKLEELAGVLKPFGEEAVSSRETAIWLTKSLMNAQKSIGGI, encoded by the exons ATGGAGGGAGAGAACGGCGATGTCAAGTCGAGGATGGAAGACTATGAAGTGATAGAGCAGATTGGGAGGGGAGCCTTTGGGGCCGCTTTCCTGGTTCTCCATAAAACTGAGAAAAAGAA ATATGTACTGAAAAAGATTCGCTTGGCTAAGCAAACTGAGAAATTCAAGCGCACAGCCCACCAAGAG aTGGATTTGATTGCAAAACTAAATAATCCATATGTTGTGGCGTACAAAGATGCTTGGGTGGACAAG GGGTGCTGTGTATGCATCGTGACTGCCTACTGTGAAGGTGGAGACAT GGCTGACATTTTAAAGAAGGCTAGAGGAACATTATTCCCAGAGGAG AGGCTTTGCAAGTGGTTGACTCAGTTGTTGCTGGCTGTGGACTACCTGCATTCAAGCCGAGTTCTTCACAGGGATCTTAAA TGTTCCAACATATTCCTCACAAAGGAAGGCGACATTCGGCTAG GAGACTTTGGACTAGCAAAACTGCTTAGCACCGATGACCTTGCTTCTTCG ATTGTTGGAACTCCCAACTACATGTGCCCCGAGCTCCTTGCTGATATACCATATGGCTATAAATCTGATATATGGTCACTTG GTTGCTGTATGTTTGAAATAGCTGCACACCAGCCAGCATTTAGAGCTCCT GATATGGCTGGGCTTGTCAACAAGATAAACAGATCCACCATTTCTCCGCTCCCAATTGTGTATTCTTCCACATT AAAACAGATCATCAAAAGCATGCTAAGGAAGAGCCCAGAACACAGGCCTACA gCTGCAGAGCTTTTGAGGCATCCCCATTTACAGCCATACCTTCTTCAGAGCCGCATAGCATCTTCTGTTTTTCTTCCTGTTAAGTCTGCAAACAATTCAAAAGATAATACGGGGAAAAAGCTAACACCCAGCAAGCCTAATGGTGGCAGAAACAGCAGAGACAAGGAGTCCAGAGAAGAGAAAGAGACTGGGAGTGTTGAACAATTGATGATAAATAATGCTCAGCCAGCAACGAATTTACCAACTCATGACAAGCCTACATTCATAGCTATGGCAGAAGACAACCTTGAAACTAAAAGAGTTGACCCAACTAGCTACTTTGCTAAAGTATCTAATGCTATTGATGATTCAGAAGGTAGATCCTTCACAGGTGAAACAACTGTTTGCAATGGACATGATAAGCCCATCTGTTCAATACCAAAGAAAAGTGGCGACTGTGATAATTTCACAGGGAGCACTTCAAATTCTAATCATGAAAAACAAGAGGAACCCGCTTCTGGATGTGTTCAACAATTGCAAGAAATTAATGTCACAAATACAGCCACAGAGGAACAAAATGTTCTTGGGGAAGTTGAAGTGCAGGGTGAGGATTCTGAAGTAAGGAACTCATCATCCAGTGTCGGCTGCATGGGTAAAGGTGAGGTCCGGGAAGATAATGATGTATTATTGGATTTGCAAACTGCAAGATGTGAACCTGCTGTAGAAGCCAGATGTTCACCGAAAAAGGAAATTCCCAATGGATTTGTGGAAATTCCTAATGGACGTTTGGAAGACAGGCAAATGGACTGTACATCATCTGAAAGTAATGAGATAATTCCACAGAAATATGATGGGGGAATAAAGGCAGATAGTGTTATTTGTGCCTTGCAAGCAGAGAAAGACGATGCTCATCCGGTAAATCAGGCACCTAGTGACATTTCACTGGTGAGTACATTAACTACAgccgctggtgatgagaccaaaAGTGAATGTGATAATCCGAGTCAGCATAGAGCTGATGCTTTAGAGTCTTTGCTTGAGCTATGCGCCCGGCTACTTCAACAGAACAAGCTAGAGGAGCTTGCTGGAGTGCTAAAACCATTTGGGGAAGAAGCTGTCTCATCCAGAGAAACAGCGATTTGGTTGACGAAGAGCCTCATGAATGCACAAAAATCGATTGGAGGAATCTGA